In uncultured Bacteroides sp., one genomic interval encodes:
- the rplD gene encoding 50S ribosomal protein L4, translating to MEVNVYNIKGEDTGRKITLNESIFGIEPNDHAIYLDVKQFMACQRQGTHKSKERSELSGSTRKLKKQKGTGGARSGDIKSPVFVGGARVFGPKPRDYFFKLNKKVKSLARKSALSYKAQGNAIVVVEDFSFETPKTKDFVALINNLKVSDKKLLFVLSEPNKNVYLSARNIERANVLTVAGLNTYNVLNAGAVVLTESSLSAIDSILMKKEA from the coding sequence ATGGAAGTTAACGTATATAACATTAAAGGTGAAGACACTGGAAGAAAGATTACGTTAAATGAATCAATCTTCGGAATTGAGCCTAATGACCATGCTATTTATTTGGATGTAAAACAATTTATGGCTTGTCAACGTCAGGGAACTCACAAATCAAAAGAAAGAAGTGAACTTTCAGGTAGTACTAGAAAGTTGAAAAAACAAAAAGGTACTGGTGGAGCACGTTCTGGTGATATTAAATCACCTGTATTTGTTGGTGGTGCAAGAGTTTTTGGTCCTAAGCCAAGAGACTATTTCTTTAAGTTGAATAAGAAAGTTAAGTCTTTAGCTAGAAAATCAGCTTTATCTTACAAGGCTCAAGGTAATGCTATTGTAGTTGTTGAAGATTTCTCTTTTGAAACTCCAAAAACTAAGGATTTTGTAGCATTGATAAATAATCTTAAAGTTTCTGATAAAAAGCTACTTTTTGTATTATCAGAACCAAATAAAAACGTATATTTGTCGGCTCGTAATATCGAGAGAGCTAATGTATTAACTGTCGCTGGATTAAATACTTACAATGTATTGAATGCTGGCGCAGTGGTGCTTACTGAAAGTTCTCTTTCAGCTATTGACAGTATCTTAATGAAAAAGGAGGCTTAA
- the rplC gene encoding 50S ribosomal protein L3: MPGLLGKKIGMTSVFSADGKNVPCTVIEAGPCVVTQLKTVEKDGYEAVQVGFQEKKEKHTTKPLMGHFAKAKVTPKRHLAEFKEFENELNLGDTISVELFNDAVFVDVIATSKGKGFQGVVKRHGFGGVGQATHGQHNRLRKPGSIGACSYPAKVFKGMRMGGQMGGDRVTVQNLRVLKVIPEHNLLLIKGSIPGCKGSIVIIEK; encoded by the coding sequence ATGCCAGGATTATTAGGAAAGAAAATCGGAATGACATCCGTTTTCAGTGCCGATGGTAAAAATGTACCATGCACTGTTATCGAAGCAGGTCCTTGTGTTGTTACTCAACTGAAAACAGTTGAAAAAGACGGTTACGAAGCTGTTCAAGTAGGTTTCCAGGAAAAAAAGGAAAAACATACTACTAAACCATTAATGGGACACTTCGCTAAAGCCAAAGTAACACCAAAGAGACACTTGGCCGAGTTCAAAGAATTTGAAAATGAACTTAATCTAGGAGACACAATCTCTGTAGAGTTGTTTAATGATGCAGTTTTTGTAGACGTTATTGCAACTTCTAAGGGTAAAGGTTTCCAGGGTGTAGTTAAAAGACACGGATTTGGTGGTGTTGGACAGGCTACTCATGGTCAGCACAACCGTTTACGTAAACCGGGTTCTATCGGTGCTTGTTCTTACCCAGCAAAAGTATTCAAAGGAATGCGCATGGGTGGACAAATGGGCGGTGACAGAGTTACTGTTCAAAATTTGCGAGTTTTAAAAGTTATTCCAGAACACAACCTTTTATTGATTAAAGGTTCAATTCCGGGATGCAAAGGTTCAATCGTAATAATTGAGAAATAA
- the rplW gene encoding 50S ribosomal protein L23, with the protein MGIIIKPLVTEKMTAASEKLNRFGFIVRPEANKLEIKSAVEALYNVTVVDVNTIRYSGKNKSRYTKAGMINGRTNAYKKAVVTLKEGDTIDFYSNI; encoded by the coding sequence ATGGGAATTATTATTAAACCGTTAGTTACAGAGAAAATGACTGCTGCATCTGAAAAGTTAAATCGTTTCGGATTTATCGTGCGTCCTGAAGCTAACAAATTGGAAATTAAGAGCGCAGTCGAAGCATTATACAATGTTACAGTTGTTGATGTAAATACAATTCGTTATTCCGGTAAGAATAAAAGTCGTTATACAAAGGCTGGAATGATCAATGGTAGAACAAATGCTTATAAAAAAGCAGTTGTGACATTGAAAGAAGGAGATACTATTGATTTTTATAGCAATATTTAA
- the rplB gene encoding 50S ribosomal protein L2: MAVRKFKPTTPGQRHKIIGTYEEITASVPEKSLVFGKLSSGGRNNEGKMTMRYLGGGHKKKIRIVDFKRNKDGVPAVVKTIEYDPNRSARIALLFYADGEKRYIIAPNGLQVGNTLMSGENAAPEIGNALPLQNIPVGTVIHNIELRPGQGAALVRSAGNFAQLTSREGKYCVIKLPSGEVRQILSTCKATIGSVGNSDHGLECSGKAGRSRWLGRRPRNRGVVMNPVDHPMGGGEGRASGGHPRSRKGLYAKGLKTRAPKKQSSKYIIERRKK, from the coding sequence ATGGCAGTACGTAAATTTAAGCCCACAACACCGGGGCAAAGACATAAAATTATTGGTACTTATGAGGAGATAACTGCATCAGTACCAGAAAAATCTCTTGTGTTTGGTAAGCTTTCTTCTGGTGGTCGTAACAACGAAGGAAAAATGACTATGCGCTATCTTGGCGGTGGTCACAAGAAGAAAATCAGAATCGTTGATTTCAAGAGAAATAAAGACGGTGTTCCGGCAGTAGTAAAAACAATAGAATACGATCCGAATCGTTCGGCTCGTATCGCTTTGTTATTTTATGCCGATGGTGAAAAAAGATATATTATTGCTCCCAATGGATTACAAGTAGGTAATACTCTTATGTCAGGTGAGAATGCAGCGCCAGAGATTGGTAATGCACTTCCTTTACAAAATATCCCTGTTGGTACTGTAATTCATAATATTGAGTTGCGTCCTGGTCAAGGTGCTGCTTTGGTTAGATCTGCAGGTAATTTTGCTCAGTTGACTTCAAGAGAAGGCAAATATTGTGTTATTAAATTGCCTTCTGGTGAAGTAAGACAAATACTTAGTACATGTAAAGCTACAATTGGTAGCGTTGGTAACTCTGATCATGGATTGGAATGCTCTGGTAAGGCTGGACGTTCAAGATGGTTAGGTCGTCGTCCTCGTAACCGTGGTGTTGTTATGAACCCAGTTGATCACCCAATGGGTGGTGGTGAAGGCCGCGCTTCTGGAGGTCATCCAAGATCTCGTAAGGGATTGTATGCTAAGGGCTTGAAAACTAGAGCTCCTAAGAAGCAATCTTCTAAGTATATTATTGAGAGAAGAAAAAAGTAA
- the rpsS gene encoding 30S ribosomal protein S19 encodes MSRSLKKGPYINIKLETKVLAMNESGKKAVVKTWARASMISPDFVGHTIAVHNGNKFIPVYVTENMVGHKLGEFSPTRTFRGHAGNKKR; translated from the coding sequence ATGAGTCGTTCATTAAAAAAAGGTCCTTATATTAATATTAAGCTTGAAACAAAAGTGCTTGCTATGAATGAGTCAGGCAAAAAAGCTGTTGTTAAGACTTGGGCTAGAGCTTCAATGATTTCGCCTGATTTTGTTGGGCATACTATTGCAGTTCATAACGGAAATAAATTTATTCCTGTTTACGTTACCGAAAACATGGTTGGGCACAAGTTAGGAGAATTCTCTCCTACTCGTACTTTCAGAGGCCATGCTGGTAACAAGAAACGTTAA